In the genome of Gemmatimonadota bacterium, the window CCCGCTTCGATCAGGTCCAGTGCCATGCGGGTGTCATCGGGACCGCAGGAATAGCTGCACACGATCGATACATCGTTAAAGTACAGGTCGAAGGGCCTGAAAGCAAGCACATCCTCCT includes:
- a CDS encoding sorbitol dehydrogenase is translated as EDVLAFRPFDLYFNDVSIVCSYSCGPDDTRMALDLIEAGVVTSDQVVTHRFPLSETRRGMEVTAAARDSLKVLIQINA